The Accipiter gentilis chromosome 9, bAccGen1.1, whole genome shotgun sequence genome includes a region encoding these proteins:
- the LOC126043171 gene encoding asialoglycoprotein receptor 1-like yields the protein MSQGEDAVGTYEKWDFAEGTELEKEEQRKPKGALSPERAVVLLYMLLALTFVLFMALTIVNLQRVSAVWEVLEQAQIRSENSHTTAWHNLSEVQRALDKQLSGELKVIHSQLLNVSQEVENVRWKMTQCEEECGKELSDRLRVLEERAGLEPVLRQLAEVKQEQSRVSALLDAALEETRNLSEIICTRCPAGWQQFDKTCYFFSSTTKPWLDAKEFCANFNSHLAIVNTEQENKFLANRIMDNRVFWLGLTDMHTEGNWQWVDGRILSLAFWNSGEPNNVGHQGEDCATIYSSGRWNDATCSNAETWVCERSC from the exons ATGTCACAAGGCGAAGATGCCGTTGGCACCTATGAGAAATGGGATTTTGCCGAGGGGACGGAGttggagaaggaagagcagaggaaaccTAAAGGAG CCTTGTCTCCCGAGAGAGCTGTTGTGCTGCTGTACATGCTTCTGGCCCTCACCTTCGTGCTCTTCATGGCTCTCACCATCGTGAACCTCCAGAGAG tATCCGCGGTGTGGGAGGTGTTGGAACAAGCCCAGATACGGAGTGAGAACAGCCACACGACGGCGTGGCACAACCTCTCGGAGGTCCAGCGCGCCCTCG ATAAACAGCTCTCTGGTGAGCTCAAGGTGATTCACAGCCAACTTCTGAATG tGTCACAAGAAGTGGAGAACGTGCGGTGGAAGATGACACAGTGTGAAGAGGAGTGCGGGAAGGAGCTGTCGGATCGCCTCCGTGTCCTGG AGGAAAGGGCTGGGCTGGAGCCGGTGCTGCGGCAGCTGGCAGAGGTGAAGCAGGAGCAGAGCCGCGTGTCGGCGCTCCTCGACGCGGCGCTGGAGGAGACACGCAACCTCTCAG AAATTATCTGCACGAGGTGTCCCGCTGGCTGGCAGCAGTTTGACAAAACCTGCTATTTCTTCTCTTCCACCACCAAACCTTGGCTGGACGCTAAAGAATTCTGTGCCAACTTCAATAGCCATCTGGCCATCGTCAACACCGAGCAGGAAAAT AAATTTCTGGCAAATCGCATCATGGACAATCGGGTGTTTTGGCTGGGCCTGACCGACATGCACACAGAAGGCAACTGGCAGTGGGTGGACGGCCGTATCCTCTCTCTCGC GTTCTGGAACAGCGGGGAACCCAACAACGTGGGCCACCAGGGCGAGGACTGTGCCACCATCTATTCCAGTGGCCGCTGGAATGACGCTACCTGTTCCAACGCCGAGACCTGGGTCTGTGAGCGCAGCTGCTAg
- the LOC126043169 gene encoding C-type lectin domain family 17, member A-like isoform X3, with amino-acid sequence MARQETYGNWLGPPLAPTKRLVRQAGIYSVAGKMTPVGDFRPASPDSFEDDYDDVSLSEMDRGHKTPVTDEDLQSQRSKGGTGVYILAGKPASPNPSQKGHSDPRGSRGQSRRVTSVTILYVLVALSFAAWVLLFALAMVKQMEIMAELKLLRSNYSENQANVRQELSETQREQMRMRTGMHKYYEELQDITALICRSVLDNKKCSAGWKIFEKSCYSFSTERMSWLDAKEICADQGAHLVIINSEQEQKFLKDNINSSSTYWLGVTDQLEEGTWVWTNGEHTSISYWNTWSENKDKDQKDCGSIGPGGIWNDDRCSHTNHWICEKSWNC; translated from the exons ATGGCCCGGCAGGAGACGTACGGCAACTGGTTGGGTCCCCCGCTGGCACCCACCAAGCGGTTGGTGAGACAAGCAG gaaTTTACTCCGTTGCTGGGAAAATGACACCCGTGGGTGACTTCAGACCAG CATCCCCAGACAGCTTCGAGGATGATTATGACGACGTGTCCCTGTCAGAGATGGATCGTGGCCACAAGACACCGGTGACTGATGAAGATCTGCAGAGCCAGAGGAGCAAAGGAGGGACAG GGGTTTACATCCTTGCGGGGAAACCGGCATCTCCAAATCCTTCCCAAAAAG GTCACTCGGACCCCAGAGGTAGCAGGGGACAGAGCCGCAGGGTGACGTCGGTGACCATCCTCTACGTCCTGGTAGCGCTGAGCTTTGCCGCATGGGTGCTGCTTTTTGCACTGGCCATGGTGAAGC agatGGAAATCATGGCAGAATTAAAGCTCTTGAGATCAAACTACTCGGAGAATCAAGCCAACG TGCGGCAGGAGCTGTCGGAGACGCAACGGGAACAGATGCGGATGCGGACAGGGATGCACAAATACTATGAGGAATTGCAGGACATCACAG CGCTGATCTGCAGATCCGTCCTGGACAACAAGAAGTGCTCGGCCGGCTGGAAGATCTTTGAGAAAAGCTGCTACTCCTTCTCGACAGAGAGGATGAGTTGGCTGGACGCAAAGGAGATCTGCGCTGACCAAGGCGCTCACCTGGTCATCATCAACTCAGAGCAGGAGCAG AAGTTCCTGAAGGACAATATTAACAGCAGCAGCACGTACTGGCTGGGAGTGACGGATCAGTTGGAGGAAGGCACCTGGGTCTGGACTAATGGCGAACATACAAGTATTAG ctacTGGAACACATGGTCGGAGAACAAAGACAAGGACCAGAAGGACTGCGGCAGCATCGGACCCGGTGGCATCTGGAACGATGACAGATGCTCCCACACCAACCACTGGATTTGCGAAAAGTCCTGGAACTGCTGA
- the LOC126043169 gene encoding CD209 antigen-like protein A isoform X1, with protein sequence MARQETYGNWLGPPLAPTKRLVRQAGIYSVAGKMTPVGDFRPASPDSFEDDYDDVSLSEMDRGHKTPVTDEDLQSQRSKGGTGVYILAGKPASPNPSQKGELLLTDAANPHWRPQPDPDLGNWDSSPISLILLSTGHSDPRGSRGQSRRVTSVTILYVLVALSFAAWVLLFALAMVKQMEIMAELKLLRSNYSENQANVRQELSETQREQMRMRTGMHKYYEELQDITALICRSVLDNKKCSAGWKIFEKSCYSFSTERMSWLDAKEICADQGAHLVIINSEQEQKFLKDNINSSSTYWLGVTDQLEEGTWVWTNGEHTSISYWNTWSENKDKDQKDCGSIGPGGIWNDDRCSHTNHWICEKSWNC encoded by the exons ATGGCCCGGCAGGAGACGTACGGCAACTGGTTGGGTCCCCCGCTGGCACCCACCAAGCGGTTGGTGAGACAAGCAG gaaTTTACTCCGTTGCTGGGAAAATGACACCCGTGGGTGACTTCAGACCAG CATCCCCAGACAGCTTCGAGGATGATTATGACGACGTGTCCCTGTCAGAGATGGATCGTGGCCACAAGACACCGGTGACTGATGAAGATCTGCAGAGCCAGAGGAGCAAAGGAGGGACAG GGGTTTACATCCTTGCGGGGAAACCGGCATCTCCAAATCCTTCCCAAAAAGGTGAGTTGCTCTTGACTGATGCTGCTAACCCACATTGGAGGCCTCAGCCAGATCCAGACCTCGGAAACTGGGATTCCTCCCCGATTTCTCTCATACTGCTCTCCACAGGTCACTCGGACCCCAGAGGTAGCAGGGGACAGAGCCGCAGGGTGACGTCGGTGACCATCCTCTACGTCCTGGTAGCGCTGAGCTTTGCCGCATGGGTGCTGCTTTTTGCACTGGCCATGGTGAAGC agatGGAAATCATGGCAGAATTAAAGCTCTTGAGATCAAACTACTCGGAGAATCAAGCCAACG TGCGGCAGGAGCTGTCGGAGACGCAACGGGAACAGATGCGGATGCGGACAGGGATGCACAAATACTATGAGGAATTGCAGGACATCACAG CGCTGATCTGCAGATCCGTCCTGGACAACAAGAAGTGCTCGGCCGGCTGGAAGATCTTTGAGAAAAGCTGCTACTCCTTCTCGACAGAGAGGATGAGTTGGCTGGACGCAAAGGAGATCTGCGCTGACCAAGGCGCTCACCTGGTCATCATCAACTCAGAGCAGGAGCAG AAGTTCCTGAAGGACAATATTAACAGCAGCAGCACGTACTGGCTGGGAGTGACGGATCAGTTGGAGGAAGGCACCTGGGTCTGGACTAATGGCGAACATACAAGTATTAG ctacTGGAACACATGGTCGGAGAACAAAGACAAGGACCAGAAGGACTGCGGCAGCATCGGACCCGGTGGCATCTGGAACGATGACAGATGCTCCCACACCAACCACTGGATTTGCGAAAAGTCCTGGAACTGCTGA
- the LOC126043169 gene encoding hepatic lectin-like isoform X2, which produces MDRIPSWPKIPIFIHFCFCIASPDSFEDDYDDVSLSEMDRGHKTPVTDEDLQSQRSKGGTGVYILAGKPASPNPSQKGELLLTDAANPHWRPQPDPDLGNWDSSPISLILLSTGHSDPRGSRGQSRRVTSVTILYVLVALSFAAWVLLFALAMVKQMEIMAELKLLRSNYSENQANVRQELSETQREQMRMRTGMHKYYEELQDITALICRSVLDNKKCSAGWKIFEKSCYSFSTERMSWLDAKEICADQGAHLVIINSEQEQKFLKDNINSSSTYWLGVTDQLEEGTWVWTNGEHTSISYWNTWSENKDKDQKDCGSIGPGGIWNDDRCSHTNHWICEKSWNC; this is translated from the exons ATGGACAGGATTCCCAGTTGGCCTAAAATCCCAATTTTCATCCATTTTTGTTTTTGCATAGCATCCCCAGACAGCTTCGAGGATGATTATGACGACGTGTCCCTGTCAGAGATGGATCGTGGCCACAAGACACCGGTGACTGATGAAGATCTGCAGAGCCAGAGGAGCAAAGGAGGGACAG GGGTTTACATCCTTGCGGGGAAACCGGCATCTCCAAATCCTTCCCAAAAAGGTGAGTTGCTCTTGACTGATGCTGCTAACCCACATTGGAGGCCTCAGCCAGATCCAGACCTCGGAAACTGGGATTCCTCCCCGATTTCTCTCATACTGCTCTCCACAGGTCACTCGGACCCCAGAGGTAGCAGGGGACAGAGCCGCAGGGTGACGTCGGTGACCATCCTCTACGTCCTGGTAGCGCTGAGCTTTGCCGCATGGGTGCTGCTTTTTGCACTGGCCATGGTGAAGC agatGGAAATCATGGCAGAATTAAAGCTCTTGAGATCAAACTACTCGGAGAATCAAGCCAACG TGCGGCAGGAGCTGTCGGAGACGCAACGGGAACAGATGCGGATGCGGACAGGGATGCACAAATACTATGAGGAATTGCAGGACATCACAG CGCTGATCTGCAGATCCGTCCTGGACAACAAGAAGTGCTCGGCCGGCTGGAAGATCTTTGAGAAAAGCTGCTACTCCTTCTCGACAGAGAGGATGAGTTGGCTGGACGCAAAGGAGATCTGCGCTGACCAAGGCGCTCACCTGGTCATCATCAACTCAGAGCAGGAGCAG AAGTTCCTGAAGGACAATATTAACAGCAGCAGCACGTACTGGCTGGGAGTGACGGATCAGTTGGAGGAAGGCACCTGGGTCTGGACTAATGGCGAACATACAAGTATTAG ctacTGGAACACATGGTCGGAGAACAAAGACAAGGACCAGAAGGACTGCGGCAGCATCGGACCCGGTGGCATCTGGAACGATGACAGATGCTCCCACACCAACCACTGGATTTGCGAAAAGTCCTGGAACTGCTGA